A genomic window from Salmo salar chromosome ssa23, Ssal_v3.1, whole genome shotgun sequence includes:
- the LOC106591377 gene encoding tripartite motif-containing protein 16, with translation MAQQGVLLDQDQFCCFVCLDLLKEPVVIPCGHSYCRSCIEDCWDKDVEQEVYSCPQCRENFTPRPTLRKNNILAELVEKLKKTGLQAAPPPALCCAGAGDVTCDVCPGTRKQKALMSCLACVDSYCETHLKPHYESPAFKKHKLVKATAQLQEKICSHHGNLLEVYCRTDQQCICLLCVMDEHKGHDTVSAAAERTEKQRQLGMSQQKVQQRFQELQQAVESFKRSAQAAVEDSDQIFTELIRSIERRSSEVKELIRAQEKAQVSQAEGLLEQLKQEMRKRSTELEQLSHTEDHIHFLQSYQSLSSISVSSDLPSIVVSPLQYFGDVSKTVSELREKLEDFLKGEWTKISTTVNIVDVLLPPEPKTREQLLQYSCQLTLDPNTANTLLSLSEGNRKVTCTDKDRTYPDHGDRFTKQRQVLCREGLSGRCYWEVKWTGDVYTAVSYKDISRTGSGGGFGHNNKSWSLQYDRGSYCFRHNNVLTKVSGPQSSRVGVYLDHKAGTLSFYSVSDTMTLLHSVQTTFTQPLYPGFRLYGTAELVNLLVTPWR, from the exons atggctcagcagggagttctgctggaccaggaccagttctgttgttttgtctgtctggatctactgaaggagccGGTGGTTAttccctgtggacacagttactgtaggagctgtattgaggaCTGCTGGGATAAGGATGTTGAGCAAgaggtctatagctgtcctcagtgcagagagaACTTCACTCCAAGGCCTACtctgaggaaaaataacattttggctgagctggtggagaaactgaagaagacaggactccaagctgctccccctcctgctctgtgctgtgCTGGAGCTGGAGATGTGACATGTGATGTCTGccctgggaccagaaagcagaaagccctcatgtcctgtctggcatGTGTGgactcttactgtgagactcacctcaaACCTCACTATGAATCTCCTGCTTtcaagaagcacaagctggtcaaagccaccgcacaactacaggagaagatctgctctcatcatggtaatctgctggaggtttactgtcgtaccgatcagcagtgtatctgtctgctgtgtgtgatggatgaacataaaggccatgatacagtgtcagctgcagcagagaggactgagaaacag aggcagctggggatgagtcagcagaaggtccagcagagattccaggagctccaacaggctgtggagtctttcaag cgctctgcacaggcagcagtggaggacagtgatcagatctttactgagctgatccgctccattgagagaaggagctctgaggtgaaggagctgatcagagcccaagagaaggctcaagtgagtcaagctgaaggactcctggagcaactgaagcaggagatgaggaagagaagcactgagctggagcagctctcacacacagaggatcacatccatttcctccag agttatcagtctctctccagtatcagtgtatcttcagacttacccagcatcgttgtcagtcctcttcagtactttggagatgtgagtaagactgtgtctgaactgagagagaaactagaagacttccttaaaggagaatggaccaagatctccactacag tgaatatagtggatgttttactgcctccagagcccaagaccagagaacagttgttacaat attcctgtcagctcacactggacccaaacacagcaaacacactcctctctctgtctgaagggaacagaaaggtgacctgtaCAGACAAAGACCGAACATATCCTGACCATGGAGACAGATTCACCAAACAGAggcaggttctgtgtagagagggtctgtctggtcgctgttactgggaggtgaaGTGGACTGGTGATGTttatacagcagtctcatataaagacatcagcagaacagggtCAGGTGGTGGATTTGGacacaataacaagtcctggagtttacagtaCGATAGAGGTAGTTATTgtttcagacacaataatgttttgactaaagtatcaggccctcagtcctccagagtaggagtgtacctggatcacaaggcaggtactctgtccttctacagtgtctctgacacaatgaccctcctccacagtgtccagaccacattcactcagcccctctatcctgggtttaggCTCTatggtactgctgagctggttaaccTCTTAGTGACCCCTTGGAGATAG